One Chryseobacterium indoltheticum DNA segment encodes these proteins:
- a CDS encoding BadF/BadG/BcrA/BcrD ATPase family protein has product MVAIVDSGSTKSDWVILDEFKNVFLKTETIGFNPNFISKELIVPEIEKNNSLVSVKNSITKIFFYGSGCGVRQNCQTIEEEVGKVFINAKITVKEDLMAAAYAAYRGKPTIVCILGTGSNSCYFNGENLKIKLPSLGYLMGDEGSGSAIGKQLVRRFFMQKLPQDLHLEFKEIYGLTIDEALKNMYHTTRPNAYLANFNKFVVERKEHPYFQQMVLEEMKNFFDYQVLPYEEAKEAEINFIGSIAYYYENILRSAASELNLNVGHIVQKPIESLVDYHIKYIL; this is encoded by the coding sequence ATGGTTGCTATTGTTGATAGTGGTTCTACAAAATCAGATTGGGTAATATTAGACGAATTCAAAAATGTTTTTTTGAAAACGGAAACCATTGGTTTCAACCCCAATTTTATCAGCAAAGAGCTTATTGTACCCGAAATTGAAAAAAACAACAGCTTAGTATCCGTTAAAAATTCGATTACCAAGATATTTTTCTATGGGTCAGGATGCGGCGTTAGACAAAACTGCCAAACCATTGAGGAAGAAGTGGGGAAAGTTTTTATCAACGCAAAGATTACTGTAAAAGAAGATCTTATGGCAGCTGCATATGCTGCGTACAGAGGGAAGCCAACGATAGTCTGTATTTTAGGAACGGGCTCGAACTCATGTTATTTTAACGGAGAAAATTTAAAGATAAAACTTCCTTCATTAGGTTATCTTATGGGCGACGAAGGAAGCGGAAGTGCCATCGGAAAGCAGTTGGTGCGCAGATTTTTTATGCAGAAACTTCCTCAGGATCTTCACCTTGAGTTTAAAGAAATATATGGCTTAACGATCGATGAAGCGTTAAAAAACATGTATCATACGACAAGACCCAATGCGTATCTTGCCAATTTTAATAAATTTGTGGTCGAAAGAAAAGAGCATCCCTATTTCCAGCAAATGGTTTTGGAAGAGATGAAAAACTTCTTCGATTATCAGGTTCTTCCTTACGAAGAAGCCAAAGAAGCCGAGATTAATTTTATCGGTTCTATTGCTTATTATTACGAAAATATTTTACGTTCTGCAGCGTCAGAACTCAATTTGAATGTGGGGCACATCGTGCAAAAGCCCATCGAAAGCTTAGTTGATTACCACATTAAATATATTTTATAA
- a CDS encoding tetratricopeptide repeat protein: protein MKRKLFSVLIFFTLSHFCNAQNENSYATFIDSANQVKYKNVKKADLYIQKAKKIVSEKDLGDFYLSTIQVYIDMNHFDEALEYSTKAHTIFTEKKDFEKLAKVNSFFAFIYAQLNDPQRAIKYYKITLGFYEKKNNKDGMIKALNNLGNAYFTLSKYDSSQYYFQKSQVIFKDHDDPALKAFVMSNLGKLFFSKKEYSQSENYLLEAKDILEQNKITDTEANYNVNYNLAAFYIERRNAPKALLYAEKTGDFTQKNSVDFNNIRYLDNLYNAYLLNDDYKNAAVAFKKYDSIREMLNIEEKAVNVERIKAQHEYELKQKVNGLKQEKRNLVYIIILVVFLLIVVICILYTINYRNKTEALNLEKKLIEAREKELEFDNHMKEKLLVYQSMEQQKVDSIFKSILEKVNALKTKYQHAEEISEIINEIKISVKPNTWEDFEYHFLQIHESFYKNLEQKHQNLTNYDKRLAAMLKLRLSTKEISNLLNVTPKTIENSRTRLRKKLDLTNTKEDLSKYLDDF from the coding sequence ATGAAAAGAAAACTATTTTCTGTTTTAATATTTTTTACGCTGTCACATTTTTGCAATGCACAAAATGAAAATTCTTATGCAACTTTCATAGATTCGGCTAATCAAGTAAAGTATAAAAACGTAAAGAAAGCAGATCTATATATTCAAAAAGCTAAAAAAATAGTTTCAGAGAAAGATCTTGGAGATTTTTATCTTAGTACGATTCAGGTTTATATTGATATGAATCATTTTGACGAAGCATTAGAATATAGCACCAAAGCTCATACTATATTTACTGAAAAAAAGGATTTTGAAAAATTAGCCAAGGTGAATAGTTTTTTTGCTTTCATTTATGCGCAGCTTAATGATCCTCAAAGAGCTATTAAGTATTATAAAATTACATTAGGTTTTTACGAGAAGAAAAATAATAAAGATGGAATGATCAAGGCTCTGAATAATCTGGGCAATGCTTATTTTACATTATCTAAATACGACTCATCCCAATATTATTTTCAGAAAAGTCAGGTTATTTTTAAAGATCATGATGATCCTGCTTTAAAAGCATTTGTAATGTCAAATCTTGGCAAGCTCTTCTTTAGTAAAAAAGAATATAGCCAGTCAGAAAATTATTTGCTGGAGGCCAAAGATATTTTAGAGCAAAATAAGATCACCGATACAGAAGCCAACTATAATGTCAACTATAATCTGGCAGCTTTTTACATCGAGCGGCGTAACGCTCCAAAAGCATTATTATATGCCGAGAAAACTGGTGATTTTACTCAAAAAAATTCTGTAGATTTTAATAATATAAGATACTTAGATAATTTATATAATGCCTATCTTCTTAATGATGATTATAAAAATGCAGCTGTTGCTTTTAAAAAATATGATTCAATAAGAGAAATGCTGAATATTGAGGAAAAAGCTGTAAACGTAGAAAGAATAAAAGCTCAGCATGAATATGAGCTAAAACAAAAGGTAAATGGCTTAAAACAAGAAAAGAGAAATCTGGTTTATATCATTATTCTGGTAGTTTTTCTGTTGATCGTTGTGATCTGCATTTTATACACAATCAACTATAGAAATAAAACTGAAGCTTTAAATCTTGAGAAAAAACTGATCGAGGCAAGAGAAAAAGAACTGGAGTTTGATAACCACATGAAAGAAAAATTATTGGTATATCAATCAATGGAGCAACAAAAAGTTGATTCTATTTTTAAATCTATCCTCGAAAAGGTAAATGCGCTGAAAACAAAATATCAGCATGCTGAAGAAATTTCAGAAATTATAAATGAGATTAAAATAAGTGTAAAGCCAAATACCTGGGAAGATTTTGAATATCATTTTTTACAGATTCATGAATCGTTCTATAAAAATTTAGAACAGAAACACCAGAATCTTACCAATTACGATAAAAGACTGGCAGCAATGTTAAAGCTACGATTATCTACTAAAGAGATCTCAAATTTATTGAATGTTACTCCAAAGACCATAGAAAATTCACGCACAAGATTGCGAAAAAAATTAGATCTTACCAATACAAAAGAAGATTTGTCGAAATACCTTGATGATTTCTAA
- a CDS encoding DUF3810 domain-containing protein: MHINTTKTYKKKRFWAGILLAQFLLFYTFSKLQIVVSFFEKIFEFQKRIHQIFFAWIPFSFGDLLYILLGILLIYLIIKLFKKKTRSSALFNILIILNIVYFTYQVFWGMLYFQTPIIAKLPKTEITLEVRKALALEYLEKSKATRKLVKEDKNGVFVIKDLNSIQQEILNQQKTLPNFISQKESTTTNSFKPSLFGKTMSFTGILGYYNPFTAEAQFNAELPSSYLPFTLSHESSHQLGFAREQEANFIGYLIGVHSKNPELRYSTEYFTLKSLLNSIVEEDEMFVKTALGNYSEEMKRDRLNERKFIAEHQGYLNDFFGFTNNLFLKSNQQEGAITYSYFIDLLVRYKSMNIK; this comes from the coding sequence GTGCACATTAATACTACAAAAACATATAAAAAAAAGAGATTTTGGGCGGGTATTTTACTTGCCCAATTTCTTTTGTTCTATACTTTTTCAAAGCTACAGATTGTCGTTTCTTTTTTTGAAAAAATATTTGAATTTCAGAAAAGAATCCATCAGATATTTTTCGCCTGGATTCCTTTTTCATTTGGAGATTTACTCTATATTTTATTGGGAATTTTATTGATTTATTTAATCATCAAACTCTTTAAAAAGAAGACGAGAAGCAGTGCTTTATTTAATATATTGATCATTCTGAATATTGTTTATTTCACTTATCAAGTATTTTGGGGAATGCTTTATTTTCAGACACCCATCATTGCAAAACTTCCCAAAACTGAAATTACACTGGAAGTAAGAAAAGCATTGGCTTTAGAATATCTCGAAAAATCGAAAGCAACCAGAAAGCTCGTTAAAGAAGATAAGAATGGTGTTTTTGTTATTAAAGATCTAAATTCAATTCAACAGGAAATTTTAAACCAGCAAAAAACGCTTCCCAATTTTATAAGTCAAAAAGAAAGCACTACAACCAATTCATTTAAGCCCAGTTTATTTGGAAAGACAATGAGCTTTACCGGGATTCTAGGATATTACAATCCTTTTACCGCAGAAGCCCAATTCAACGCTGAATTACCCTCTTCTTACCTTCCGTTTACTCTTTCTCATGAAAGCTCTCATCAGCTTGGATTTGCAAGAGAACAGGAAGCTAATTTTATTGGATATTTGATTGGTGTACATTCAAAAAATCCCGAACTTAGGTACAGTACAGAATATTTTACTTTAAAGAGTTTGTTGAATTCTATTGTGGAAGAAGATGAAATGTTTGTAAAAACAGCGTTAGGAAATTACTCCGAGGAAATGAAACGAGACCGGTTGAATGAAAGGAAATTTATAGCAGAACATCAGGGATACCTTAATGACTTTTTTGGTTTTACTAATAACCTTTTTCTTAAAAGCAATCAGCAGGAAGGTGCAATTACATATTCGTATTTCATCGATCTTTTGGTGCGTTACAAAAGCATGAATATTAAATAA
- a CDS encoding MFS transporter has protein sequence MSKTTTQPTNYPALYTLILVFFFWGFIAAGNSIFIPFCKNYFSLDQFQSQLIDFAFYTAYFLGALLLFIFSTIKGIDIIGKWGYKKSIVYGLLLSAIGAAIMIIAVKANVYYGMLIGLFVVALGFSIQQTAANPFAVLLGDPKTGTSRQNLAGGVNSFGTSIGPIIVGLALFGTTATVDDDQIKHLALDKVILLYTAVGALFLIAAGIFHFSKKLPAGISTEPMEKAGKARKNLIAMTVLVILCFIPVFASYNSDAAKKIEVFNNEITVLENSKKTETNVATIDNIQKNIDTKKAELQEVKHPLEKTRMYYLGGALLAVVLCLVYANTSSKKNPEGWGAMKYPQLVLGMLAILAYVGVEVAIGSNLGELLSLPEFGGHQSSDLAPYISMYWGSLMIGRWTGAITVFNLSKQQQMIATIVVPFIAFLVIIGINVIAQKDMSNLYFYAICIVIQVILFLVSKNKPALTLIIFGIFGVTAMIVGLMTTGNFAIYAFLSGGLACSIMWPSIFTLAITGLGKYTAQGSAFLVMMILGGGIIPPLQGKLSDIIGIHSSYIIPVLCFAYITVFAYLAKKTLSKQGIDVDVLESEGAH, from the coding sequence ATGTCAAAAACAACTACTCAACCAACAAATTACCCTGCACTGTATACACTGATCTTAGTGTTTTTCTTTTGGGGGTTTATTGCAGCGGGAAACAGTATCTTTATTCCGTTCTGTAAAAACTATTTTTCACTTGACCAGTTTCAGTCACAGCTTATCGATTTTGCTTTTTATACAGCCTATTTTTTGGGTGCCTTGTTACTTTTCATATTCAGTACTATCAAAGGCATTGATATTATCGGAAAATGGGGCTACAAAAAAAGTATCGTTTACGGGCTTTTGCTCTCTGCAATAGGTGCAGCGATTATGATCATTGCAGTGAAAGCAAATGTGTATTACGGAATGCTGATCGGATTATTTGTTGTAGCACTGGGTTTTTCCATTCAGCAGACTGCCGCAAATCCGTTTGCCGTTTTGTTGGGAGATCCTAAAACCGGAACCAGCCGCCAGAATCTTGCAGGAGGTGTTAACTCTTTTGGTACATCAATCGGCCCCATCATCGTTGGTTTGGCTCTTTTCGGAACCACCGCAACTGTAGATGATGATCAGATTAAACATTTAGCTTTAGACAAAGTAATTTTACTGTACACCGCTGTTGGAGCATTGTTTTTAATTGCCGCAGGAATTTTTCATTTTTCTAAAAAATTACCCGCAGGAATTTCTACAGAACCAATGGAAAAAGCAGGAAAAGCAAGAAAGAATTTGATTGCAATGACTGTATTGGTCATCCTTTGTTTCATCCCAGTATTTGCAAGTTATAATTCTGATGCCGCTAAAAAAATTGAGGTTTTCAACAATGAAATAACTGTTTTAGAAAACAGCAAAAAGACTGAAACTAATGTTGCGACAATAGACAATATTCAAAAAAATATTGATACTAAAAAAGCTGAATTACAAGAAGTAAAACATCCTCTAGAAAAAACAAGAATGTATTATTTGGGTGGAGCTTTGCTAGCCGTAGTTTTATGTCTTGTGTATGCAAATACAAGCTCTAAGAAAAATCCTGAAGGATGGGGAGCAATGAAATATCCGCAACTTGTGCTGGGAATGCTTGCCATTCTTGCTTATGTAGGAGTGGAAGTTGCCATCGGAAGTAATTTGGGGGAGCTTTTAAGCCTGCCTGAATTTGGAGGACACCAGTCTTCAGATTTAGCGCCTTATATTTCGATGTATTGGGGAAGTTTAATGATTGGAAGATGGACCGGTGCTATTACCGTTTTCAATCTTAGCAAACAGCAGCAGATGATTGCGACTATTGTAGTTCCGTTTATTGCTTTTCTGGTTATTATAGGAATTAATGTTATTGCACAAAAAGACATGTCTAATCTTTATTTTTATGCAATCTGTATCGTTATTCAGGTGATTTTATTCCTTGTGAGTAAAAACAAACCAGCTTTAACGCTTATTATCTTTGGTATTTTTGGTGTTACAGCGATGATTGTAGGTTTAATGACCACCGGAAATTTTGCTATTTACGCATTCTTATCAGGCGGTCTTGCCTGCAGCATTATGTGGCCGTCAATTTTTACTTTGGCTATTACAGGATTAGGCAAATATACCGCTCAAGGATCTGCATTTTTGGTAATGATGATTTTGGGAGGCGGAATTATCCCTCCGTTACAAGGAAAGCTTTCTGATATTATCGGAATTCACAGCTCTTATATTATCCCGGTACTTTGCTTTGCTTATATTACGGTATTTGCATATCTTGCAAAGAAGACATTGAGCAAACAAGGAATTGATGTTGACGTTTTAGAATCTGAAGGTGCACATTAA
- a CDS encoding lysophospholipid acyltransferase family protein translates to MTTILNYLWRFWLIILAFVLTIILGIPVYILSLKKSTFKYAHGFIRIWCYGMFFGMGLRYELINLTDKKIDKNKQYVIISNHTSIMDIMLPCILFPNHQLCYVGKKELVKIPIFGTIYKRICVMVDRSSARSRADVYRRCAEKMEEGNSIVLFPEGGVPDDTSIVLDEFKDGAFTLSSKHHSPIAVFTFIGLKEMFPFDNSKGYPGKVKVFFNDILEPTSSPKELKLSAFETIKKTLTEHS, encoded by the coding sequence GTGACTACAATTTTAAATTACCTCTGGAGATTCTGGCTGATTATATTGGCATTTGTTCTGACTATTATTCTGGGAATACCTGTCTATATTTTATCTTTAAAGAAAAGTACATTTAAGTACGCACACGGTTTTATAAGAATCTGGTGCTACGGAATGTTCTTCGGGATGGGTTTACGATACGAGCTCATTAATCTGACCGATAAAAAAATCGACAAAAACAAACAGTACGTTATTATCTCAAACCACACTTCAATTATGGATATTATGCTTCCCTGCATTTTATTCCCAAATCATCAGCTTTGTTATGTTGGAAAAAAAGAATTGGTGAAAATTCCGATTTTTGGAACTATTTATAAAAGAATATGTGTAATGGTTGATCGAAGCAGTGCAAGAAGTCGTGCTGATGTTTATAGAAGATGTGCCGAAAAAATGGAAGAAGGCAACAGCATTGTTCTTTTTCCTGAAGGCGGAGTTCCGGATGATACTTCTATTGTTCTTGATGAATTTAAAGATGGAGCTTTCACGCTTTCTTCTAAACACCACTCTCCTATTGCCGTTTTTACTTTTATCGGCTTGAAAGAAATGTTTCCGTTTGATAATTCTAAAGGCTATCCAGGGAAAGTAAAAGTATTTTTCAATGATATTCTGGAACCGACCTCATCACCAAAAGAGCTCAAATTGTCAGCTTTTGAGACGATAAAAAAAACTTTGACAGAACATAGTTAA
- a CDS encoding T9SS type A sorting domain-containing protein, with protein sequence MKKLITLLCTGFMISASYAQWNPNTDQNLFVVGTGNGYSFSTTTNDGKTFIGYWKQVAAPANYELWLQILDENGNKQLGTNGIMLSNTIPMSTYTAISKIVADSSNNVYLGVSGTGTTKSVHVFKISPQGTSVWANGINIGEGFPPSILPLKNGDIITAHGQYSQPYLKMQRFNAAGQPVWANPVEIVSNDTTKRTLPADIYELGNNEVEIIFHKMATAQISYLFAQKLDLNGTIMWADGAKQISTQTTVPTTTFSGFADGSNVYYGYSSGQNNRFDSYLQRVNPDGSLPWGVNGVDFDTNQTNFEKNIKVAFVPGSQNIWAIANYTGSAQGTGGEYVQKFDKATGNRLFTDNAKQVFPISSDIMMHTGDLFLADGKPYFVVEKINGAAPISTSLNAVLLDDNGNFAWSQQYIPMATLNRPKSYINILKPVNNRGVIVFKEEKTSVPNADPLTYAQSLILPAATLGTSDIVKSKSIKLYPNPATDIIHLDGADNSSFVIYNAVGQLVKSGEIKKGEIAVQELAKGQYILQLKDQEKAIKFIKK encoded by the coding sequence ATGAAAAAATTAATTACATTATTATGTACAGGGTTCATGATTTCTGCATCATACGCACAATGGAATCCTAATACTGATCAAAACTTATTTGTAGTGGGTACCGGAAACGGATATTCATTCTCTACAACAACTAATGATGGTAAAACGTTTATCGGATATTGGAAACAAGTAGCAGCTCCGGCAAATTATGAATTGTGGCTTCAAATTCTAGATGAGAACGGTAATAAGCAATTAGGAACAAATGGTATTATGCTGAGCAATACAATTCCTATGAGTACATATACCGCAATTAGTAAAATAGTAGCAGATTCTTCAAATAATGTGTATCTGGGGGTAAGTGGTACTGGTACTACAAAATCTGTACATGTTTTTAAAATCAGTCCTCAAGGTACTTCTGTCTGGGCGAACGGTATTAATATAGGCGAAGGGTTTCCTCCTTCAATTCTCCCTTTGAAAAATGGCGATATTATAACAGCTCACGGTCAGTATAGTCAGCCTTATTTAAAGATGCAAAGATTCAATGCTGCTGGACAGCCTGTATGGGCAAATCCAGTGGAAATAGTTTCTAATGATACTACAAAAAGAACTCTTCCTGCAGATATTTATGAGTTAGGAAATAATGAAGTAGAAATTATTTTTCATAAAATGGCAACAGCTCAGATCAGCTATTTATTTGCTCAAAAATTAGATTTAAACGGAACTATTATGTGGGCAGATGGTGCAAAACAAATTAGCACACAAACAACCGTTCCTACAACAACTTTTTCTGGTTTTGCAGATGGAAGTAATGTTTATTATGGTTACTCAAGCGGGCAGAATAACAGATTCGACTCATATTTACAGAGAGTAAACCCTGATGGTAGTCTACCTTGGGGAGTAAATGGGGTTGATTTTGATACCAACCAAACTAACTTTGAAAAAAATATTAAAGTAGCTTTTGTTCCCGGTTCTCAAAATATATGGGCAATTGCAAATTATACTGGTAGCGCACAAGGAACGGGAGGAGAATATGTACAAAAATTTGACAAAGCTACTGGAAATAGACTCTTTACAGACAATGCGAAACAAGTTTTTCCTATATCATCTGATATTATGATGCATACGGGCGATTTGTTTTTAGCTGATGGAAAACCCTATTTTGTAGTAGAAAAAATAAATGGTGCCGCACCGATTTCGACATCATTAAACGCTGTTTTGCTGGATGATAATGGAAACTTTGCTTGGTCTCAACAATATATTCCAATGGCTACTTTAAATAGACCTAAAAGTTATATTAATATTTTAAAGCCTGTTAATAACAGAGGTGTAATTGTGTTTAAAGAAGAAAAAACATCTGTTCCAAATGCTGATCCTTTAACCTATGCACAAAGCCTTATACTTCCTGCAGCAACGCTTGGAACGAGCGACATTGTAAAGTCAAAATCGATCAAGTTATATCCAAATCCTGCTACGGATATCATTCATTTAGACGGGGCAGATAATTCTTCTTTTGTTATCTACAATGCTGTGGGACAGCTGGTAAAGTCTGGCGAGATCAAGAAAGGCGAAATTGCAGTACAGGAACTTGCAAAAGGGCAATACATTTTGCAACTAAAAGATCAGGAAAAAGCAATAAAATTTATTAAAAAGTAA
- a CDS encoding NADP-dependent malic enzyme: MSSKTHRDEKNFSQAALDYHKAEPKGKIEVIPSKPHSSQRDLSLAYSPGVAVPCMEIHHNPETVYDYTGKGNLVAVISNGTAVLGLGDIGAEASKPVMEGKGLLFKIFADINVFDIEIDEKDPDKFIQIVKGIAPTFGGINLEDIKAPEAFYIEQKLKEELDIPLMHDDQHGTAIISAAALINSLQIANKKIEEVKMVVNGAGAAAIACTNLYISLGLKRENVLMCDSKGVINHKRENLTPEKLDFIAQTDIETLEDAVKGSDVFIGLSKGNVMTPEMLSSMSENPIVFALANPDPEIAYDLAIATRKDVIMATGRSDYPNQVNNVLGFPYIFRGALDVQAKGINEEMKLAAVHAIANLAKEPVPEAVILAYNVQNLQFGREYFIPKPFDNRLITKVSSAVAKAAIESGIARKTIADFDEYENQLLDRMGRDEKLVRMMQNRAKANPKRITLGNAEEYNVLKAAQILYEEGIAYPSLLGDKKYIKEQMERFGIDIDVPIIDPSDDDQKANRKKYRETLWKLRQRKGMNEYKAKRYVRQRDYFGPLMLRHGDTDGLIIGFSKNYTSVLRPVLEVIEKDKGVDKVAAMMMILSEKKPIFFADTSINQNPTAEDLVNIAKMAEHTVKSFAIEPRIAMLGFENFAAISDTSKKVAKAVSILHEKFPKMIVDGEIQPDFAMNADHLSDYPFSKLGTTPANTFIFPNLESANLSYKIIRGMKVAQVIGPILMGLKQPVHVLQMRSSVDEIVNLATVAVLDAQRREVKK, translated from the coding sequence ATGTCAAGTAAAACTCACCGCGACGAAAAAAACTTTAGTCAGGCAGCGTTAGATTATCATAAAGCAGAACCCAAAGGAAAAATTGAGGTGATTCCTTCAAAACCACACTCTTCACAGAGAGATTTGTCTTTGGCATATTCTCCCGGAGTTGCGGTTCCTTGTATGGAAATCCATCACAATCCTGAAACAGTGTATGATTATACAGGAAAAGGAAATCTGGTTGCTGTGATCTCCAATGGTACGGCAGTGCTTGGTTTGGGAGACATCGGAGCTGAAGCTTCAAAGCCTGTAATGGAGGGAAAAGGTCTTCTATTTAAAATTTTTGCAGACATCAATGTTTTTGATATCGAAATTGACGAAAAAGATCCTGATAAATTTATTCAAATCGTGAAAGGTATTGCTCCGACTTTCGGAGGCATCAACCTTGAAGATATCAAAGCTCCCGAAGCTTTTTATATTGAGCAGAAACTAAAAGAAGAATTAGATATCCCGTTGATGCACGATGATCAGCACGGAACAGCAATTATTTCTGCTGCAGCATTGATCAACTCTCTTCAGATTGCCAATAAAAAAATTGAAGAAGTGAAAATGGTGGTAAACGGAGCAGGAGCAGCAGCTATTGCATGTACCAATCTGTATATTTCTCTTGGTTTAAAAAGAGAAAATGTATTGATGTGCGACAGTAAAGGCGTTATCAATCATAAAAGAGAAAACCTTACTCCGGAAAAATTAGATTTTATTGCTCAGACTGATATTGAAACTTTAGAAGATGCTGTAAAAGGCTCAGACGTTTTCATCGGTTTGTCAAAAGGTAATGTGATGACTCCTGAAATGCTAAGCAGCATGAGCGAAAACCCAATCGTTTTTGCATTGGCAAATCCGGATCCGGAGATTGCTTATGATTTGGCAATTGCGACGCGTAAAGATGTGATCATGGCGACGGGAAGAAGTGATTATCCTAATCAGGTAAACAATGTTCTTGGTTTCCCATATATTTTCCGTGGCGCACTGGATGTGCAGGCAAAAGGAATTAATGAAGAAATGAAATTGGCTGCTGTACATGCAATTGCTAATTTGGCTAAAGAACCGGTTCCTGAAGCGGTAATTTTAGCATATAATGTTCAGAATTTACAGTTTGGCAGAGAATATTTTATTCCGAAGCCATTTGATAACAGATTGATTACAAAAGTATCAAGTGCGGTAGCGAAAGCAGCTATTGAAAGTGGTATTGCAAGAAAAACAATCGCAGATTTCGACGAATACGAAAATCAGCTTCTAGACAGAATGGGAAGAGATGAAAAGTTGGTAAGAATGATGCAAAACCGTGCAAAAGCAAACCCGAAAAGAATTACTTTAGGAAATGCTGAAGAATATAATGTTCTGAAAGCTGCGCAGATTTTATATGAAGAAGGAATTGCTTATCCGAGCCTTTTAGGAGATAAAAAATACATCAAAGAACAGATGGAACGCTTCGGAATCGACATTGATGTGCCGATTATAGATCCTAGCGATGATGACCAAAAAGCAAACAGAAAAAAATACAGAGAAACACTTTGGAAACTTCGTCAGAGAAAAGGGATGAACGAGTACAAGGCAAAAAGATATGTTCGCCAGAGAGATTATTTCGGACCGCTGATGTTGAGACATGGTGATACCGACGGTTTGATTATTGGTTTTTCTAAAAACTATACTTCAGTTTTGCGTCCTGTTTTAGAAGTTATCGAAAAAGATAAAGGCGTTGATAAAGTTGCGGCAATGATGATGATTTTGTCTGAAAAGAAACCTATTTTCTTCGCAGATACGTCTATCAACCAAAATCCTACAGCTGAAGACTTGGTTAATATTGCTAAAATGGCAGAGCACACCGTGAAATCATTTGCTATCGAACCGAGAATTGCAATGCTTGGTTTCGAAAACTTTGCAGCAATCTCAGATACTTCCAAAAAAGTAGCAAAAGCGGTAAGCATTCTTCACGAGAAGTTCCCGAAAATGATTGTGGATGGAGAAATTCAGCCTGATTTTGCGATGAATGCAGATCATTTGAGCGATTATCCGTTCTCAAAATTAGGAACAACTCCGGCAAACACATTCATCTTCCCGAATCTTGAATCTGCAAACTTGTCGTATAAAATCATCAGAGGAATGAAGGTTGCGCAAGTAATAGGACCTATTTTGATGGGACTGAAACAGCCTGTTCACGTTTTACAGATGCGCTCAAGCGTAGACGAAATCGTTAATCTGGCAACGGTAGCAGTTTTAGATGCACAAAGAAGAGAGGTGAAAAAATAA
- a CDS encoding GtrA family protein: MRALLLRHKQVLLFIIAGGLSAIVEIGSFKLFSTYLPQAISQEQNFHGIHYPLSNIFSTSCGILFNYFLSIWFVFERGKHSKRKEFAYFMVVSFISTILSLSFFQIFYSFIFKDNIDLIFYTLSPEMISKIAAILLVSILNYSVKKKVIFNG, translated from the coding sequence ATGAGAGCATTACTACTACGCCACAAACAAGTATTATTATTTATCATTGCGGGCGGCCTCAGTGCGATTGTTGAAATCGGAAGTTTCAAACTATTCAGCACCTATCTTCCGCAGGCTATTTCTCAGGAGCAGAATTTCCACGGAATCCATTATCCTTTAAGTAATATTTTCTCGACAAGCTGCGGAATTTTATTTAATTATTTTCTGAGCATCTGGTTTGTTTTTGAACGCGGAAAGCATTCTAAGCGAAAAGAGTTTGCCTACTTTATGGTCGTTTCTTTTATTTCGACCATTTTAAGTTTAAGTTTCTTCCAGATCTTTTACAGTTTTATATTTAAGGATAATATTGATTTAATTTTTTATACCTTGAGTCCGGAAATGATCAGTAAAATTGCTGCGATTCTGCTGGTTTCCATTCTTAATTATTCTGTAAAGAAAAAAGTAATATTTAACGGCTGA